CACGTAGGAGACCACATTGCGCTGGTTGCCGCCCCGAGCACGTCCCTGGCCGGCGTTGGAGGCACCGTTGAACGGAACGTTGCTGGGCATCATCAGCGCGGTGTAAGCGTCCATCAGGGTCGATTTCCCGACCCCGGACGGCCCGGAGATCATGGTCGATCCAGGTGAGAAGTCGATGCGGTGGTAGCCGTCGTAACCGCCCCAATTGAGCAGATGCATGGATTCGATCCGCCACTGCGGGCTGCCGGTGTCGGGGAACAACGTGCCCGTCTCAGTCGAGGTCATCGTCTGACCCTTCGCCGGGGCCCAGGTCGACCGCGGCGATCTCTCCGTCGGTGTCCGTGGGCTCCACCGTGTCGTCGGCGTCCAGGGTGTCGAGGTAAGCGCTGAGCGCCTTCAGTTTGTCCAGCGATATCAGTGGCACGATCACCGGGGAGATGCGGTAGCGGTCCGCGCCGGTGTCGCGCGTCGAGACGAGAATGCCCGCGCTCTCGATGCGTTCGAATGCCTTCTCCGCATTCTCGCGTTGCTTCTTCTCGTCGTTGCGCTGGATCGACTTGTCTGCCTGCAGCCGCTCTACCATCTCCGTCCTGGAGATGACCACGTTCGCGTTACCGTCCCGGCCCAGTTCGTTGGCATAGGTTTCCCGCAGATGCCGAAGCAGGATCGTCTCGGTCCAGGTGTAGGCACGGTTCTGTGTCGACATCAGCGTGGGGAACCGGGCGCCGGGGACCTGGACCTTGTAAGCGATCCCGGCGTCGGTGTCGCACACCAACATCAGGAACAGGTCGTTGAGCCGCGATTCGACGTCATAACGGTGTTTGAGCAGCAACGCCCACAGCTTCGGATGCTGGTCCGCCGACAGGTAATTACGTTTGAGAATAGCCGTCAGCACCGACCGGGCCTCATAGGTCAACGTGCCCTGATCGCCGGTGAACAAGATGGTGTCCGACGGCCGGAACCGAAACTCGTCCGGTTCGTCGTCGGACTCGGCGGGCTCACAGTCGTCGACGACCTGCGACAGCAGGTCATCCCACTCGTCCAAAGGATCGGTACTCATTGCTGTGCTCGTTCCATGTTGGCGATCAATACGCTGCGGTCTTCATCGGTGTAGGTCAGCCGGGGCGCTTCGAAGACACGCTCCTCGATCCCCAACGGATGTACGGTGAGATACCTGTCGGTCAATCCGACTGTGTGGGAGCGACGGAGGGCCATCGTGTCCGCCGACGCCTCGAACAAGGCGAACAGGTCCACCAGCCTCCGGTCCTCTCGGGGCAAGGCATTGAAGACCTCGGCGACGGTGGCGCGTGGGGACGCCTTCAACCGGGTGATCAGGATGCCTCGCATCTTGTCCACGTCCGGCCCACCCATGCGCAGCAGCTCGCGCTGTTCTTCGGCCGACATGGGGATGGCCAGATGTGGACGGGCCGCCGGGGGCGCGGCGAAATCGGCAGGATCAGCAAGGTTTGTGCGCAATCGATCGAGCTCGATCGTGGCGGGTACGAAAGCGATCGGAACCCGACTGCGCACCTTCGCCACGGCCTTTCGCTCCGAAAGCCGACGATCCAACTCCCGCAACAGAGTCCGCAGCTCTGTTGCTTGGATACGATCCGGGGCACTCAAATACGAGTAGATGGTCTGCACGATGTGCCGATGCGAGACCATCACCTGCTGCACCTCCCGGCTCAACTCCCTCGAGGTCCGCTTGAGCCGTCGTCGCTCCTCCGGCTTCAACCCCTGCGCGGCTTCGTGCGCCAGCACGATGTCCATGTCCGTCGCGAACGCCCGCATCATGCCGGTCTTCTGCAGCAACTCGACCGCGCCCACGAACGCCCGCCCACGGTCGTCATTATTGAGCAACGCATCCATGCGCTGCCGGTACAAATCCAACACTTCACCGGTGGAACGGTCGTCGTCACGGAACTCCTGGCGCAACTGTTCACGCATATCCGCGAACAGCTCGCCGACCTTACGAATGTCAGACGGCAAGTTGTTGACTTCGGAGAGTATCTGGTCCAAGACCTCGATGACCTCACCCGTCCCGGCGAACTCCAAATCACCACCGGAGAGCAGACGGTCACGTTCCTCCGTCAGCTTCTCGATCTGGGTGCTCAAAATGCCGATCCGCCGCTCCCGATCTTCGCTGATCATTAGCGCGGTGTCCTGCACCTTTGTGATGAGGTCCTTGACTCGAGACTCGGACACCATCGCGTGACGACCGGTCTCGCGCACGTACCGCAACGCGTCGAGCGCCTCGTTGGTGATCTCATACGTGGTGGGTCCACTCGGCGTCGACCCGTCCTTGTATCGCAGCCACCCTCGCGCTGCGCCCTCCACCCACGAATAGGCCAAGGCGCGACCCCGCTGTTGCGGCAGTTCAGTCCCGGGAACGGCGTCGCCGATCTGCTCCAGCAGGAAGTCCACGTGATCGTGCAGGTCGTCTTCGGCCACCACGCGCTGGTCGTCTTCGGAGAACACCTCGCCCAGCACCGCCACGATCACCGGCGCGTACTTCTGATGTAGCAACCGCAGCGTGTCGCGATCAAACGCGCCGGAAACATCGTGATAGCGAGCAATGACCGACATATCCGAAAGTCCTTGTCAAGTGCCGTGTTGAGCGTCAACTTGTGCAATCCCGTCAGACTGTAGCCCGCAACCCCGACACTCGGCACAGACCGACTGCCCGCGCATCCGAGGGACTTTGAACCGCGGTGACACCGCGGCGGACGCCATTGCCGCCCAAGGCCGGCGTCTTCCGCGGTGCTTCGACTCGCGAGAGCGATCGTTGCTGGTGCTGGTCGACCTCGCTCCCGGAGGCGCTCGTCTTGTGGGCGCAGCATCTCGCGGCGGATTTGGTGACTCCGATGAGCCTGCCGATGCCGGGCTCCTCCTGGCTGTACGAGCTCGACAACCGGGCACTGCGCACGTTCGCGCACGAGGTACACCTGGGTACTTCGGCGGGCAACGGGCTCAACGTACGATCCGGAACCCTGACCCCCTCGCTGAGCGTGATCACCACCGAGATCATTCTCCGCACTCATGTGCATGCCCGGGCGCATGTGGCTCCGGAAGTGCCCGGCTGGACGAGCGGGAGCAGGCACGGCGCGATGAGCTGCTCCTCGCAGCACACTCGCTGGTCGGGATCGCGTCGGCGGGGAAGACGCTGGCGCGGATGATCGCCCTCGATGATCGGAAGGGTATGGCGCTGCGCCACGTGAACGTGCCGCTACTCCTGGGATGCTTGGCGCTGCAGATTGCTTCCGATCGAGTGTCACGCAGAAAGGCAGCGACTCAAGACTGGGACGAGCTCGCAGCCGGCCTGCTGCAGTGGGCAGTGGACGTCTAGAGCGAGCAGGCCCGGCCCTGTCCTGACCGGCCAAAATCACTGCCAACGTCGCGTCCGCGTAACCAAACTCCTCGCCTGATCATCAGCAGTGCGGAGCCGCGTGCTCGATCGGTGAGTGCGCGAGGGAACCGAGTGTCCGGCACCTGTCGGTGGCTATCCCTAGAGTTCCGCCTACAAACTATCAGGAGGTCGCATGAGCGGCTGGGCATACTCGGAGATGCTGTAATGGAGCACCTCATTTTCGACTTGAAGCAGCAGAAGAAGGGTGCGGTTGCTGTCGTCACCCTTGATAAACAGGCGAATGTGAGACTCATGACGATGTCGAATTACCGGTACTTCAATGCTGGTCGCCGGGCTCAGATGATAGGCGGGCTGGCCAAGAAGTCACCTGCACGTCTCGGGATCCCGAGCAGCGGCCATTGGGTGGTCGTGGTGGATCTGGGAGGGTTACGTGGAAAGGTTCGTGCGGCGGTGGCTGTCGAATCTCCACCGCCGGGATTGTTGCCGCCCTTACGTGGACGCACGCCGGCGCAGGAGGTTGCGGTTCGCGAGCCGATTGAGCCCGAGGGGGATTTCCTCGGGGGGCAGACGTGGGACGTCTTCATCTCACACGCAAGCGAGGATAAGGGTGCGGTAGCGGTACCGCTTCGAGATGCTCTGACGGCCCGCGGAGTTACTGTATGGCTTGACAAGACAGAGATGCGCATCGGTCACAGTCTGCGGCGCAAGATAGACGAAGGGATCCGGTCGAGTCGCTATGGCGTCGTAGTGCTGTCGCTGTCCTTTTTCCGCAAGGGTTGGACTAACCATGAACTGGATGGTCTGGTGACGAAGACGGTGGCAGGTGAACAGACGCTGCTCCCCATCTGGCATGAGATTACCGGTGAGCAGGTACGCGGTTACAGCCCATCGCTGGCGGACAAAGTGGCGTTGAGCACGAGTTCCACCAGCATCGAAGAAATGGCTGATCAGATTGCCGAGGTCGCGCGGGGCGCCATCTCCTAGATTGTCACTGAGATATCGACCCCTGCGAACGTGTAGGACTCGAAGTGTGGTTACGGATCGATCTTTGCTCGAAGGATTCGGCGTGGCGGCCATGGTCGAGGATACCTTCGACGATGGCCGCAAAGGCCAGCGGTGGGGATTCGCGAGCGATCCTCGCAGGCGGGACGATGTCGACATCGCTTTCGTCCCTCTCGCGCAATATGTTCTGGCGGACGTCCTCATGCGCGCGATCACCTGCACGCGCCATGGCCGAAACGGTAGCGCTGCGGGTATGGTGATGCATCGAGCCGAAGTGACCGCGGATGCTGTTAGTTCCGATCGGTGTTGGGGATGTTCTTATTGGACAAGCCCAATACGACTGCTGTGGCGATGTTGGCAGGACGGTGGCTTGTCGCCAGCACTCGTCGTTGCTCTTCAGAGAGACCGTCGGTCCTTTCTACTGCGGCGTACGCAATTTGAAGATTTCGTAGCGCGGCTTGGACTTTATCGGTCTCGACTCCGGCAGGAAAGCCCGGCGGTGCCCACTTGAAGCTGTCATATCCGAGAGTTTGAGCAACCGCACTTGCTGCGCCTCCGTAGCCGCCGGCAACGTACAGCGTCTTACCTGACTGCACTGTTAGCCGTGCTTCTTCGATCACCCCAGGTTCAGCACCTTGGAATCCTGTCAGCTTGCCGCCCAATATGATCCGGGCGTCCGCACGTTCGCTGACCTGCTTGCGCATGGCTGTCAGAGCCTCGGCCGAATTCGCGGTTGGACGCGCTGTGGTGTCCTTCCGCCTTTGTGCCACAGTCTGCGGCTCTCCATCCGGGGTGAGCAGATATAGCCGCCCGGCGATGCCTAGTCGTCGGTCGATCTCTTCGAGCTCGCCGATGGGTATCTGCTGGTGCTCGGATGCGGGAATGTAGAGCTCGAGGGACAGACGTTCGGCGCCGTAGCGCTCGACTTCATCGATGAGGAGCTGGGTGAATCCTGCCGGTTTGATTCGTCCTCCGTACGCGATGATGCCGCCGGCCAGGATGATGGCGCGGGCGATCTCTGCCACCACCAGTTCGAGGTGGAACGGGGTCAGCCCGAGTCGGCCAAGGTCCTGGCTGTCGGAGATGGACAGTGCCACGCGACGTTCGAGTAGCGCGTCGCGTGGCACGATGATCGGATCGGTCACTGGGGAAGCCTTCCGCCGCGTGCTGCGAATGTGCGTGGGGTCAAGACATCGACTTTGTGGCTGAATCCGGCTAGTTCGCAGAGTTCGACGACGACTTCGCGCTCTTTCGGCCCCAATGGTGGATCGGGATGGAGGATCCATACGTGATCGTCCTGTGGCTGTTCACGTTTGTGCTTGATCAACCAGGGCGTCAGCGTGATGGGCTCCGGCGCGTGGGTGGGAAGCCAATCGAAACCGTTTTTCTTCAGGTAGACCGTCTGGGCGTTCCACAGGGCTCGCTTTAACGCTTCGTCCACCAGGCGGTTGAGTGCCGTGCGGATGCCGGGAAGTGGATCCTGCACGTTGCACGGGACGGACGGGATGTGGTCCATGAGAAATGAACCGCGTTCTTCCCCGGTCGTGAAGGCGTACATGCCGACGATAGGCACGCCTGCATGCTTGGCGACGAGGACCTCGCGCTGGGTCCATTCACGACCTGAGTACTTGTCGGTCCGAACCATTAGCAGCGCACAGTTGGCCGCGTTGCGGTCCAGCTCGGTCTCCCATTGAGAACCCGATTGGAGGTCCTGAGCATCGAAGAAGGCGTCTAGCTTGGTCTTCAGGATCTCTTCTCGCACTTTGTCGAACAGGACGGGGCCGTGTTCGTGATGGGGTTCTTCCAGCGAGAAGCGTTTGGTGTGACTGATGAAGACACGTACTCTGCACGGTTCGCCAGCTGCAGCATCCACTCGCTGGGCGATCGCTTGGCACAACTCGCGGCCCAGTATTGCGGCGTCGCTGACGCTCTCTTCGGGCAACGTTTGCAGAGATCCCACCAGCCCTGCGAGTTTGCCCGACACGGTCGTCTCGGGAACCCGCACCGGGTACACCCCGGTCCCTTCGACGCCCTCAAGACCCGCTATGTCGCGAATGTAGGCCTCCCACCGCGGGTCGTCCTCGACTGCACGCACCAGGTTCACGCCCAAGAGCGGCACGATAGCGTTGAATTGGGCCGCGGGTAGTTCACCCGCCAGGGGGGTTGCGATCCCCAGTGCGCGGGGTGGTGCTTCTGGACTTTCCCATCCTGCGCTGCGCGCGTACACCTCGACTGCCCCGCCCGCCAGTCCCGCAAATGCTGGGCTGTGGAAATGCTGAGACAACCAATCGCAGACTTCTGCACCTACGGCATCGTCTGGGTGCCAGACGACGAAGACGTCGAGGATCGGGGGGATCACCATGTGATCAGAGTACGGGCCGAGGCCGACGGCGACTGTGCAGCCTGACTTGTCAGCGCTCTTACGTATCCTAGGCGGAGGAACGGAACTATAGGGGGGCGTCGGTGTCCGATCGGCACAACATCTTCATCAGTCATCGTCACGAAGACGATGCGCTTGTTGACCGTCTCAAGGACCTGCTCGACGCCCGTGGCTGTGATGTGCGAGACTCATCGATTTACAGCGCCACTCCGAATGATGCGCACGCAGAGGGTTACATCCGGACGATTCTGGCCGACTGCATCCGATGGGCGGGGAAGATTATTGTCATCGTCTCACCCGAGACGAGGAACCACGAATGGGTCGATTGGGAGATCGAGTACGCCAACCGGTTCCCGGACAAGCGCATTATCGGCGTGTGGGCTCCGGGCGCCGACCAGTGTGATCTTCCTGAGCCGCTGGCAGACTATGCCGACGCGATGGTGAGCTGGGATGCCGAGGCGATCATCGATGCCATCGGCGGTGCCGATAACTGGCAGGCTCCCGACGGCTCGCCCGGCCCCGAACGTGTCATCTCCCGAGTAGGTTGCTGAGCGGAACTCTGGCATGAGACTTTTCAGTTACATCGTCCGCTACGACATCGGATTCGCACCCAACCCATTCCATGGAATGTGCACCCTGGCCACGTGCAAGCCGAAGATCCGGGCGACGGCCCGCATCGACGACTGGGTGATCGGCACCGGATCGAAGACCAAGAAACTTGAGGACCGCCTCGTGTACGCGATGCGAGTGGACGAAATCGTCGACTTCGACACCTACTGGAGCGAGTCCCGGTTCGTGCGGAAAATCCCCACCCCTCGCGGTAGCCGGAAACAGGCATATGGCGACAACATCTACCACCGCGGAGCCACCGGTAAGTGGATCCAGGCCAACTCACGTCACAGTTTGGACGATGGCTCGCCGAACCTGGGCCACATTGACAGGGACACGAACACCGATGCGGTCCTGATAGGTCGGGAGTTCGTATACTTCGGCGGATCCGGACCGAAGATCCCGCACGACCTGCGTGTTGGCTACGGTACGGACCTAGTCCACGGCCAGCGTTCACATCGCTGCCGATTCCCGCAGGAACTGGTCGATGCGACCGCCGATTGGATCCGCTCGCTGGGTACCGGCGTGCGTGGACGCCCCGCAGACTGGGGCTGACGTGGCATTTAATCCCCCCTGGAACTGGATCTCTACACGGAGATGGGTGAGCGTTCTGTGGATATCGATGACTATCAACAACGTGCCTGGGCATACGACCAGCACCCCGATGAACCCAGAAAGGGCATCACTATCGCGTTGCTCGGGCTGGGTGGCGAAGTGGGCACCCTCCAAACCAGCCAGAAGAAGCTCGTCCGTGACGGTGACGTTCATGTCGATCACCGCCCCGCGCTGATCGAAGACCTCGGGGACATCCTGTGGTACGTCGCAGACACCGCCACGTGGCTCGGCGTCCAATTGGGCGATGTGGCTGCAGCCAACCTGCAGAAGATCTCAAGCCGATGGGATAGTCACGACCGCCCGTTCCCGAGGTTGGAACCCGTCACGCCGGC
The sequence above is drawn from the Rhodococcus jostii RHA1 genome and encodes:
- a CDS encoding DUF1883 domain-containing protein, with amino-acid sequence MEHLIFDLKQQKKGAVAVVTLDKQANVRLMTMSNYRYFNAGRRAQMIGGLAKKSPARLGIPSSGHWVVVVDLGGLRGKVRAAVAVESPPPGLLPPLRGRTPAQEVAVREPIEPEGDFLGGQTWDVFISHASEDKGAVAVPLRDALTARGVTVWLDKTEMRIGHSLRRKIDEGIRSSRYGVVVLSLSFFRKGWTNHELDGLVTKTVAGEQTLLPIWHEITGEQVRGYSPSLADKVALSTSSTSIEEMADQIAEVARGAIS
- a CDS encoding DUF3375 family protein, with product MSVIARYHDVSGAFDRDTLRLLHQKYAPVIVAVLGEVFSEDDQRVVAEDDLHDHVDFLLEQIGDAVPGTELPQQRGRALAYSWVEGAARGWLRYKDGSTPSGPTTYEITNEALDALRYVRETGRHAMVSESRVKDLITKVQDTALMISEDRERRIGILSTQIEKLTEERDRLLSGGDLEFAGTGEVIEVLDQILSEVNNLPSDIRKVGELFADMREQLRQEFRDDDRSTGEVLDLYRQRMDALLNNDDRGRAFVGAVELLQKTGMMRAFATDMDIVLAHEAAQGLKPEERRRLKRTSRELSREVQQVMVSHRHIVQTIYSYLSAPDRIQATELRTLLRELDRRLSERKAVAKVRSRVPIAFVPATIELDRLRTNLADPADFAAPPAARPHLAIPMSAEEQRELLRMGGPDVDKMRGILITRLKASPRATVAEVFNALPREDRRLVDLFALFEASADTMALRRSHTVGLTDRYLTVHPLGIEERVFEAPRLTYTDEDRSVLIANMERAQQ
- a CDS encoding TIR domain-containing protein, giving the protein MVIPPILDVFVVWHPDDAVGAEVCDWLSQHFHSPAFAGLAGGAVEVYARSAGWESPEAPPRALGIATPLAGELPAAQFNAIVPLLGVNLVRAVEDDPRWEAYIRDIAGLEGVEGTGVYPVRVPETTVSGKLAGLVGSLQTLPEESVSDAAILGRELCQAIAQRVDAAAGEPCRVRVFISHTKRFSLEEPHHEHGPVLFDKVREEILKTKLDAFFDAQDLQSGSQWETELDRNAANCALLMVRTDKYSGREWTQREVLVAKHAGVPIVGMYAFTTGEERGSFLMDHIPSVPCNVQDPLPGIRTALNRLVDEALKRALWNAQTVYLKKNGFDWLPTHAPEPITLTPWLIKHKREQPQDDHVWILHPDPPLGPKEREVVVELCELAGFSHKVDVLTPRTFAARGGRLPQ
- a CDS encoding DUF4194 domain-containing protein, whose product is MSTDPLDEWDDLLSQVVDDCEPAESDDEPDEFRFRPSDTILFTGDQGTLTYEARSVLTAILKRNYLSADQHPKLWALLLKHRYDVESRLNDLFLMLVCDTDAGIAYKVQVPGARFPTLMSTQNRAYTWTETILLRHLRETYANELGRDGNANVVISRTEMVERLQADKSIQRNDEKKQRENAEKAFERIESAGILVSTRDTGADRYRISPVIVPLISLDKLKALSAYLDTLDADDTVEPTDTDGEIAAVDLGPGEGSDDDLD
- a CDS encoding TIR domain-containing protein translates to MSDRHNIFISHRHEDDALVDRLKDLLDARGCDVRDSSIYSATPNDAHAEGYIRTILADCIRWAGKIIVIVSPETRNHEWVDWEIEYANRFPDKRIIGVWAPGADQCDLPEPLADYADAMVSWDAEAIIDAIGGADNWQAPDGSPGPERVISRVGC